Part of the Mauremys reevesii isolate NIE-2019 linkage group 4, ASM1616193v1, whole genome shotgun sequence genome is shown below.
TGCTCTACCCCACAGCTGGGATGGTGCTCAATCAGCTACTATTCAGTTGGGTTTTGAGGGAAATCTCTATCTCCAGAGGTCAGTCCAAGTCTGACTTTCATGTTCCATCCCTCCTTGAGGCACGTATGCAACTCCTTTTCAGTGAGCTAAGTAAGGTGCTGAAAAGGGAAGACTCTTCTCCTACCTCCAAAGTTTCCTAAGGCATTTGTTACAGTAATGCTGCAGGTGAATTCTTTAGGACCTCCTGCAATGTTCATTTGAGACCATCAGAAGGATGAAAGGGTCACATCACTGAATTGAAAGACAAAAGGCCAACTCAAACTTTCTAACTGGAACGCTTTTAGGTTTCTTTTTGAGAAACTGAAATACATACAGGAATGTAAGAATGTCCAGGCAATACTTGATCACATGAAATGCAAGTTTTGTTTGAAAAACACTGTCAAACCAAAGGGATCAGACTCTGATCATATAATTTAGCATGGGAGAGACTGTTCACTTCATTCTTAGATGACCATATTTAAAATCTCCTTATACAGAGGAGTATTTGAAAGACATGGCTCAAGTTGAAGGGAATAAAAAGGAGAGTGACAAGTCAAATTCGAACAACATGAATGTGTCTGTAGAACAGCTTTTGAAACAAGATTGTCGGGTACAGCTGACACTAAGGTCTAATGCCTCTACCAGCATCAGTGCGTAAGTGCATGCTTCAAGACAATCAAGTTGCGAATGATAATACTCATACTGAAGAGAACATTAAAAAGTGTTCAAGGTCATATTCTTGGGAAGATATCCCCAAGGTGACCAGAGTCTTTTCTAGTGATACAATCAGATGTTTctcataaaaagaaaaacaaggctTGCTTCACTCTAGGACCTGTAcaaccattttttttccttctttaaacTCAGCAAGCTGATTTCACAGCCAGAAAAGAGTCTCTCCTAAACTGGATAAAGCCGAAAGGATGCATAGCTGGTCTTGCTAGCTGCCTTGCGAGGAAcgtattttggggaagttctatagcctatgatatacaggaagtcatactagttgatcacaatggtcccttctagccttggaatctacaaATCTTCATTgtaatgcatttaaaaaatatcacttcattacttaaaaaaaaaagctgtcagTGTTTAACTCATTGCATACTTGGGAAATCCAAAGCCACCTTGCTTAGAACAGTTGTTAGCCATTAATGGGCAGTACAAATAAACCTGCTTTGGAATAGACACTTCCAGTGCAGGTCTAGTGCTTTCAAATTTTCACCCAGCTCTCAActttaaagaaattaaaatagGCAGACTGACAGGGCCTGCCTAGAACTATCACATCcctcacttccccacccccactttgctCAAGCAATTCAACATATGGAGTGCAGCTTTAATGCAAGCAGATCTCCATTTGTTCAATATAGTGATTATCCAAAAGCAAGGCCACCTTGTGTCTTTGGAATATTAACACAAAGCCAGAGATACCATGTTACCCATCAAGTTTCCTCTTTCCCTATCAATTCATAAGCGGCTACCCTAGACCAGGTCTTTTGTCCCATTCTGTGAATTGCCTGTCTGGAGATAGCGGGGTGAAAAAAGGTGCTTGCCAGGAAAGAGCCATTTGCAATGTTCTCCATCATAAGAATGAGAACACATCACATCATAGCACTTTCACACCTTCATGGCCCAAAGAAGAGCACAGTTACTCAATTCCAAGTCACATGAAGCAGTACTAATTCCTGCCTATGCCTCCCATTGTGCCAGTCTCACAACTGGCATTTGGGACAATTTATTAATGGCATGCTGCTTTGCGAATGAGTTTTAAAAGTAGTCTCAAACTTAAAAAATGCTCTTGTAAAAGCTTGAGACAGAGGAAGAGAGGCACTCTAATCACTTGACCAGCTATATATCTTTTGCGCTACATGTTGGGATATGTAGGAGAAGCCTCAAGGCTGCTGTCAGCTTTATCTGATCCTGTTAGGGATGCCTCTAGCTCTGCCCAGGCCTGAGGAGCATTGCTCTTTATTGCCTGCATGAACAATTGTGTTTGCTGCTTCAGTCGGTCCAGTTCAATCTGGGTTACCCGGTTCTGATGAATCAGCTCCTTGGTTTTCAAGGTGATCTCCAGCAATCCAGATCTGTGCAGCACAACAAAGGTATTCTGAAAGCGCTTGCGCTTGCGTTGCTGCTGCAACAATAGCTCAGGAGTAGTATAAAGTTCTTCTGCTGCCAAaagtgggctgcaggttgctaATTGCATCATATGATGTACTGGATTCTCCATCTCAGGAGATTTGCAGTCTGATATCTGGAGGAGTCTAGTAGGGGAAAAGGGAATCAAACCTGGGGCCTTCTGTTTGGCAGTAGAAACATACTGAAAGCCATCAATAGTTGACATTAAGCCATCTGCCATCAAAGTTGGAGAACTCTGCTGAGTAGAGTCCTGACCAGGCTTAGAGTCAGGTGATACTTGGGGGCAAGCACTAGAGGGCAATAAACTAGTCTTATTGGACATAGCAGTATCTGTGCAAAGCCATTTCTGTCCACTGGTTCTCCCTCTTTCCTCCAGATCCCAGACACGATCTCTTTTGCTGGGATGTGGTGCTGTCTTTGCGTAGGCGTTCAGGATGGGCAGGTAATTAGTAGAGTCACTTCTCTTTTCACCAAGAAGGTGAGGGTTAATGGGAGGGGAGATGGCTGGATGAAGAAACACTGTGGCTGAGCTGGAATCACTTCAAAAGATGGCTGAACAGTCCAAGACTGAAGCTGCGATGAACTGCTTCCCTGAGAAGTATGGGTGGAAAAAGTGGAATTATCACAACTAACCGTGTAAGAAAAAATGTTAGAAAAGTTTTATCAGAACAAGTGAGCCTAGTGCCAATGTCTATAGACACTGTTGCTAAATGCTGCCAGTTATAATGCAATCGGAGTAGGTTTTACTTCCTATAAATTCATTCTTCCCTTCTTGTGACATTTGAGGACACTGCTAGAGACAAAGCTGTAATTCAGAATCTATTTACTGCTGAACAGCAAATACATTTAGAAGCCATTCAGTTTTAGCATTCCTATTTATGCTAACACAAGCTGGGAGCAACCCTGGACTTGAGGATATAATACGAGAATAATAACTACAAGTGTCCAGACAACTTTGAAAGAAAGCCACAACACTTGTagttatgattttaaaaaaccaTTCAGATGAATGCTGCACAAACATTCTATCTAGAAGTTGAAATTATGTATTAGTTGAGACATAGGAACTCTAATCCTATCTCCTATTCTTACAGCAAGTGCGTGAAACAGTCTCAGTTATTTCTAACACAATAGGTGGTCACTAACAAGTGCTGTAGTTTTAAAATTTACTGAAACCACATATTATACAAAAACCTAGCACCTGAAGTGTACCTAATGCCTACTAGCCCAAGGAGAAACACCTGTTTTACACACAAAGTTGCACCCTTTCAACACCACACCTttggttaaactggtgcaaatttGTGTGTTGACAAGCTTAAAGTCTATTACTGTGGGAGAAAAACACCTGTGccgcctctcccttcccttcccttcctggcaatttaaaaaaaattaaatatttgtaaCATTATCaaccatcttgatttaaaaaaaaaatcacttaccaCATTGATACTAATTGGCTCAAAATTGTGCCCTCAGCTAAACCTATCCTAAGACATCCACCCTACCTCCCACTTATTTGTCTTATCTACCTTTAATGGTGGGTCTTTTAGATGCCAatgcagcaaagcatttaaacatgagCTAGAGTCCATCTGTATTTAACAAAGCACTTTACCACACaattaagtgctttgatgaacaGCAAATGGCAGAGGAACGATGATCCTGTGGTTAGGATACTAGCCTAGGACTCAAGAAGCtctggttcaattccctgctatTCCACAAGCGACCAATATTACTTTGGGCAAACCACTTAGAGGCAGAGAAActgtttctcatctgtaaaataggaatattaCCTTCCTACTTCAcattgggaggtgctcagagatTATGGTAATAGGGGGTCCATAAATACCTTAGATATACAGAATACAGATGGGCTGTAGAATTTGAAGCCTTGGGCTACATCTATAGCAAGTGGTAAGGGTATAATTCCCCTGCTCATGTACTTATACTTACGCTACCTCTCATCAACCTAGCACAAGAATAAATAGCAATGGAGCTGCAGTAGCAGCAGAGGCATGGCTGAGTCATGCCAAGCACATACCCAACAATTTCAGCCAAGTTTGTGCTCAGCCTTGCTGCCATTACCAGTGCTACagtggctacactactatttatactTTAGCATGAGTATGTGTACACAGGGGAAATCATTCTCCTGGCTGGTAGCATAGGCATAGCTTTAAAGGGCAAGCGCTTTGGTGCAAGGCCTGTcatttactatatgtttgtacaaaACCTAGCATAAAGTGGCCCCAATTTGGTTGATGCTTCTATATGCTATCTTGCTCTTCTTTACTTTCCTGGATTCCTTTCTCATAATACATATTTTCCTACATTGTCCATTTCCTCCCTCCACCTTCCATCACTCATTTTTCCCCTTGACACTGTGTTCTCTGGTCTTTCGTCTCCTATCAAAACCTCACTTTGTATCACTCTCCCTTTTCCTAAGTTATTCTATTCATCTCAGCCGATTCACATTTGGAAAGCTCACTTtacagctttttttaaaaatgaaagcttaaattTTGCAGCAGTCAACAGCACTTGTCCAGAAAGGCTTTGTGTATGCATGGGTGAGTGACTTTTACAAGACTTGTAAAAACTTCACAGATAAATTGCACTGAGTTTAACAGAATTATAATAGCCTACATTTTCACTTTAAAATCAGCACAGCTGATCTGCACAGCTAGTATGTGTTTTGATGTAGAAGGATGGTGCTGTTCTAGTAGTTCTCCTAAGCTGCTTGCCTGGTCTGAAACAGAGGAGAAAAAGACAAAATGCTGATGGTCtaacctgtgatttttttttttttaatctgtcgcACCAAGAATTGTGTGGGACAATGAATCAATACACCCCCTTATTTTTGGCAATGATCAATGTATTCAAAGGAAAACACAGTTGACTGACCCAACATATTCCAATTTGCTTAGTTATcatgagcagggccggtgcaaggatgtttcctGCCCtaagcaaaacttccaccttgagccctccccccctccgccctgaggcgccccccttgcggcagctccccaccccccccagctccgcgcacgagcaccctgagcacgccatggctgcttcacttgtcccgcctcccaggcttgcggcgcctaagctgattggcgccgcacacctgggaggcgggagaagtgaagcagccacggcgtgctcggggaggcggcggggcaggggtgagctggggcagggagttcccctgcataccgccccccacccccacttgctacaggcggccctccccgtgctctcCTGcaccagctccctccgcctaaatgccggtggcaacTAGGGAGGCTGAAGATCCAGCCGCtacggtcgctgccaaagaaaatggcgccccccaaatcctagtgccctaagcgaccgcctaggtcacctaaatggttgcaccagccctgatcaTGAGGCAGAAATGCATTTCATGATCATTAACCTATAATCATTGCTTTTGTTTGCTGAAGTAAAGTATTCCATTTTactttatataaaataaagaGGGAGTCATGTTAAAGAGGTTCGGACATGAAGATCTATGACTGAAGGGACTGTCTTCCTTGTTTATTCTTAATTTCTCTCCCTCACTCTACTACATTACAAAATTTCATAACTTAGGTTTATTATAAAAACCGGTAAAGTTTTGCTTGCACCATGCCCTGAGAAGTTTGTTAGCATACCAAGAGAGCCAGTATTTCATTTTCCACCTCTCACCCTGAAGGCACCAGTAGGAGAAGCTAGCCTAACCCCTACCAGATCAGAGCTTTGTGCATCTGCTTAAACAGTTTGTCCACATTTCcaagaattggggggggggggggagaagaagaaTTTTGTCAAGCTAAAGTGAGCATGTCGTGGAGATCAAAGAACTGACTTCCCTATAAATGCCTACTCCAGAAGTAACCACATTTGCTTGCAACCATGCCAGCCTGGGCTGTGAGTTTGTCAGATCTCACAAGAAAGTCAGGAGAGTCTAAACTTGGATTGTGGTTTCTGCTTTGGAGGCTTCCCATTCATTTTTCCCCACTGCATTTTCAGGAATTTTTCACTCAGATGGAAGGCTGAAGAAATTTTGGTCCTGCTCTGATGAGAGAGTTAGAAACATGGTTTCTCCCACACCTTATTTTAAATTGTACATGTTTCAAAAGTGGCTTACAATGTGCTCATAGACTGACAGAACGATGTGGCAGAGAAACTAATCAATTAATGAGTTCATTCAGTTGTTACAACTTAAGCCCTgaaatttactttttatttaacaATTGTTTAACATTTGATGCTGAATCATCTTAATTTAGACACAAAAATATAGATTTATTAGAACAGAAAAAGCTTTGACAAAAACCAATATAAGCAGAGATGGTttcatattttattcattttgaattacattttaacatttgcttATACTATTGGAATCCAAAATCCTTCTTAAATACTTGAGACCTagcaagtgaaactgactattcTAGTTTCACTGTCTGAGCTGAGTaaaatactcctgggggaattctgtgcccctgcacacacacacagaattcacATCCCCTGCAGATTCCTTCCCCCCCAGAAATACATACTGCCAGGAAGGCACTGCAGGTACACTTTTCAGCCACCAGGGGCCAGTGTGGtgccagaagagagggcagctggctcaGCCAGCCatggagaaggagggggagaggtGGTCTCTCTTACAGTGCCCTGCCCGCAGGGCCACATATGGCGGGGATGGACAGAACAGGGCACACGGGGTGCTGGGGAGGTCACACGGACTGGGGTTCAGAAAGACTAGTGGGGGgaagactggggcaggggcacaggagctAGTTGGGGGACAGCATTGAGcaaggggctgaatgggagtggtgGTGCAGGGCCATATGGGGACGTGGGAGTACAGGGACACATGGTGACAgtggcagatgtgcctgactgaatgggagaggctaggggtgaACCAGCATCTCCAAGGGGGAAGCTCCCCAACTCCCTCAcaatcccttcccccctccaaaaaaacccattccatacttctcccacccactccCAACAACCCTCCACGtgcactcccaggctccttcccagcaattacttctgtTTCCCTCAGCTCCACCATTAGGAGTAACTACCACAAGCCTTTGCACTCCTTCTGAGGGGTGCGGGAAATACAATTCTGTATTGTAGGTTAAattaattattactcaaagttctgtattaatatgcctagtaaggaatctatttgtcaaaaaaacatttcctgaatctgttgtctgtagtgttacagacatacttgccaacaggtattttgaaatatattaccaaaataattgaaactggcgtttttttatattgtgttattttgacaaataaaatatgcagtttgcagaattttaaaatattttgcaaagcattttaaattttttggcatagaattcccctaggagtagtAAAGTAGCAAAGCATCAATGCAGAAAGTACGCTAGATTTCTAAAATTCTTTCATTTAAATAATCTGAGGTGCTAATAGTATTTTTTCTGAATGTCTTTTATCTTTCCAGGAGCCCTTTAAAATAAAGAGATTTAACAAAGGTGTATGAGGCTTAAGAAACTTATGTTTGATCTATCTTTGTGATGTTAGCCTGCCTCTGGCCAGGGACAGACTCACTCTAATAGATCTACTGATACTATGATTCTGAGTGTAGCAACAAGTTAGATGAACGTCACCCTTTAAAAGAGGTATTTGCGAAGTGCCCTTCtgaaaggaaaatatatttttcaatatattattattattcccctCACACACCTGTTTGACCAGTACATTTTTCATTATGACCACAGGAGAAAGTTCTGGGAAGGAATTGCTTGTGGCCAGTGGGTACTGCCAGGGCCCATCCTCTGTGTTCAAACACAATGCATTCAGCATAATCTCTGAATTGGTCAGCTCCACAGAACTCTGACACTTCCATCTGGTAGATACAAAGTCCAGTTATTAGTTGTTTTATATGCAGCAAGCTTTCTAAGCTCCCACCCATTTCCTGATTCCACACTGTTCAATCAGATTGTGCACAATGCTGCTAATTTGATTTTGGACTCCAACTAACATGGGCTTCATTCATTGTCTGATGGCTGCTCAGTGGCCTCTGACTTTAGTTAGTAATTTTCagtgatggattttttttatgtGGACCTTTCCTCACAACTGGCACCTGGTTGTAGTctcagagaggccaaggattgaataGGCATGAAGACAAAGTACAATCTATTAAAGCATACTAAAGTACGGCAGTTTCACAAATATAATTCTTTTTTCTAATGAAACGGAGAGATTATTGCATAGTTTTGGTGTGTATTAAAACTCTATTTGTGCCATTTTAGTCAACCTTACAAAAATTACTTTCTAGTGTAACAGGTTGTTTGACATTCTGATCACATGTAACTCAATAGGTCATGCAATGACCAAATAGGAGCCACTTTTCCTAGATTGTAGCTAAAATGAAAAATATGCCCATTAGAAGCAGAGACTCAAGCAAACCTTGATACCATGCAGATTGACAAAATGA
Proteins encoded:
- the CIPC gene encoding LOW QUALITY PROTEIN: CLOCK-interacting pacemaker (The sequence of the model RefSeq protein was modified relative to this genomic sequence to represent the inferred CDS: inserted 1 base in 1 codon), translated to MGRFVLYVADRTHALLGRAAGELLEGEPLVAPVPRWKCQSSVELTNSEIMLNALCLNTEDGPWQYPLATSNSFPELSPVVIMKNVLVKQGSSSSQLQSWTVQPSFEVIPAQPQXFLHPAISPPINPHLLGEKRSDSTNYLPILNAYAKTAPHPSKRDRVWDLEERGRTSGQKWLCTDTAMSNKTSLLPSSACPQVSPDSKPGQDSTQQSSPTLMADGLMSTIDGFQYVSTAKQKAPGLIPFSPTRLLQISDCKSPEMENPVHHMMQLATCSPLLAAEELYTTPELLLQQQRKRKRFQNTFVVLHRSGLLEITLKTKELIHQNRVTQIELDRLKQQTQLFMQAIKSNAPQAWAELEASLTGSDKADSSLEASPTYPNM